One Helianthus annuus cultivar XRQ/B chromosome 7, HanXRQr2.0-SUNRISE, whole genome shotgun sequence genomic region harbors:
- the LOC110944023 gene encoding uncharacterized protein LOC110944023, producing the protein MGRGEYRTPDSFSGKWGAMRTKVTNFNNIYTNPINSSRRKSGSSDVDVMTQVHNDYRLYHGHVFTLVTTWELLLKSPKWHLVPPFDPTRPRSKRSKSTSTTEPSGSDARTTINLNHDVDEFEEPKELPRPTGRDKSKEATRGKSSSTPSDGPSKLSDFEASLNKIISIREKDQQMRMEKQIQKGMDFLAIDLSNLAEEDQVIRAKYM; encoded by the coding sequence ATGGGTCGTGGTGAATATCGAACGCCTGACTCTTTTTCGGGAAAGTGGGGTGCTATGAGGACGAAGGTTACCAATTTCAACAACATATATACTAATCCCATCAACAGTAGTCGAAGAAAAAGTGGTTCGAGCGACGTCGACGTCATGACCCAAGTACACAACGACTATAGATTGTACCATGGGCATGTTTTTACGTTGGTAACAACATGGGAGCTTCTTCTCAAATCTCCGAAGTGGCATCTTGTACCACCATTCGACCCAACCCGCCCTAGGTCTAAACGGTCCAAATCGACATCCACTACCGAACCATCCGGGTCCGATGCTCGTACAACAATTAATCTGAACCACGATGTTGACGAATTTGAAGAACCAAAAGAGCTGCCTCGACCAACGGGTAGGGATAAAAGTAAGGAAGCGACACGAGGAAAGTCTTCTTCAACTCCATCGGATGGCCCGTCAAAGTTGAGCGACTTCGAGGCAAGTCTCAACAAAATAATCTCGATTAGGGAAAAAGACCAACAAATGAGAATGGAGAAACAAATCCAAAAAGGCATGGATTTTCTCGCGATAGATTTGTCAAATCTAGCGGAGGAAGACCAAGTCATTCGGGCgaaatatatgtag